A section of the Oryza sativa Japonica Group chromosome 1, ASM3414082v1 genome encodes:
- the LOC4325498 gene encoding uncharacterized protein codes for MRPLPLLLLILAAAASALARAPPRFPVPHARPRRGVVGAEEAVRGYDYETRYFRQRLDHFSFLEEEGEEGDGFFQQRYLVGRGGGWAGAGGPIFFYCGNEGDIAWFAANSGLVWEAATRFAALVVFAEHRYYGESMPFGSKDKAYNNSKSLAYLTAEQALADYAVLLTDLKKNLSSEGSPVVLFGGSYGGMLAAWMRLKYPHIAVGALASSAPILQFEDVVPSTIFYDLVSNDFKRESLSCFQTIKDSWKALDAQGNGQDGLLKLSKTFHLCKTIKNTGELSDWLSSAYSYLAMVDYPMPADFMMPLPGNPIKELCTKIDNQPDGTSILERIYAGVNVYYNYTGTVDCFDLNDDPHGMDGWDWQACTEMVMPMSYSEDSMFPADKFNYTSYEKDCINSFGVEPRPQWITTEFGGHNISLVLERFGSNIIFFNGLLDPWSGGGVLKNISESVVAIIAPLGAHHIDLRPASKDDPDWLVRLRESELGIISGWLSDYYGARRGALLQRAAPIPWTLLHHS; via the exons ATGCGtccgctccctctcctcctcctaatcctcgccgccgccgcgtcggccctGGCGAGGGCGCCGCCCCGCTTCCCGGTGCCGcacgcgcggccgcggcgtggGGTGGTGGGGGCCGAGGAAGCGGTGAGAGGGTACGACTACGAGACGCGCTACTTCCGGCAGCGGCTGGACCACTTCAGCTtcctggaggaggagggggaggagggggatgggTTCTTCCAGCAGCGGTACCtggtcggccgcggcggcgggtgggccggcgccggcgggcccATCTTCTTCTACTGCGGCAACGAGGGGGACATCGCCTGGTTCGCCGCCAACTCGGGCCTCGTGTGGGAGGCCGCCACGCGCTTCGCCGCTCTCGTCGTCTTCGCCGAG CATCGGTACTACGGGGAGTCGATGCCATTCGGCAGCAAGGATAAAGCTTACAACAATTCCAAGTCCTTGGCGTATCTCACAGCCGAGCAAGCGCTTGCTGATTATGCTGTACTGCTCACTGACCTCAAGAAGAACTTGTCATCAGAAGGCAGCCCTGTCGTGCTCTTCGGGGGCTCATACGGTGGAA TGCTCGCTGCTTGGATGAGACTTAAATACCCACATATTGCTGTTGGGGCTCTCGCGTCATCAGCTCCAATCCTTCAATTTGAAGACGTTGTCCCTTCTACCATATTCTACGATCTCGTGTCAAATGATTTCAAG AGGGAAAGTTTAAGCTGCTTTCAAACAATAAAGGACTCTTGGAAAGCACTGGATGCTCAAGGAAATGGGCAAGATGGTCTGCTGAAACTAAGCAAAACTTTCCATCTATGCAA GACTATAAAAAACACTGGGGAACTTTCAGATTGGTTGAGCTCAGCGTACAGTTACCTGGCCATGGTGGATTACCCAATGCCAGCAGATTTTATGATGCCTTTGCCTGGCAATCCAATAAAGGAA TTGTGTACAAAAATTGACAATCAACCTGATGGAACCAGTATTCTGGAGCGCATATATGCAGGAGTAAATGTATACTACAACTACACTGGTACTGTTGACTGCTTTGATCTAAATGATGATCCGCATGGAATGGATGGATGGGACTGGCAG GCTTGTACCGAGATGGTTATGCCAATGTCATACAGTGAAGATAGTATGTTTCCAGCAGATAAATTCAACTACACTTCATATGAGAAGGATTGCATCAACAGCTTTGGTGTTGAACCAAGGCCTCAATGGATTACTACAGAGTTTGGTGGGCAT aATATTAGTCTAGTTCTGGAGAGATTTGGTAGTAATATCATATTCTTCAATGGGCTTCTGGATCCTTGGAGTGGCGGAGG TGTCCTGAAGAATATATCTGAGAGTGTTGTGGCCATCATCGCTCCATTAG GAGCTCATCACATCGATCTGCGCCCCGCGAGCAAGGACGACCCGGATTGGCTTGTTAGGCTGAGAGAATCAGAACTGGGCATCATATCGGGCTGGCTCTCGGACTACTACGGTGCAAGAAGAGGGGCGCTCCTCCAGCGCGCCGCTCCCATCCCATGGACTCTTCTGCACCATTCGTGA
- the LOC4325501 gene encoding protein TUNICAMYCIN INDUCED 1, whose protein sequence is MAARARWRILALPLALLLAVGSSPGLVRQASSSAAAKPPVPKAISDLREAIVKGLGFQSEELKVSGFDVRDALVGQAVAYEFDIEVGRKVVPVRLLEDVNRWDFVDLPIFRSQADADDTALAEIRRGKSGKRAFDPTLPPFQLAGPMELWIQDGDDVRLALPHDVEAGTLKKVVLSDGAVVTVKGAKAVSLRLPLELPLPLNRTTYKGRLSSLISIAQTLRGAARSNQKPLLSLRIEGPTSLSSTPSMSPNDRLKLKRLAPGQVELSSRAIPAVTDDDGDGSHAAGLWPLLSLNGSDGSLQGFEELLASVLGKKAGEKGTFKLLKARASAQTYVKMGFAVEKRIADGEVNWSNFPEWKTKPKKLRAHYEVLARVEGGQAIPERIAQVQPFEADEAMSESVLTGNVSMSKTEVVHPPPVYFTL, encoded by the exons ATGGCCGCTCGAGCTCGGTGGCGAATCCTCGCGCTGCCGCTCGCTCTTCTCCTAGCGGTCGGGTCGTCGCCTGGCCTCGTGAGgcaggcgtcgtcgtcggcggcggccaagcCTCCCGTCCCCAAGGCCATCTCG GACCTGAGGGAGGCGATCGTGAAGGGGCTGGGGTTCCAGTCGGAGGAGCTCAAGGTGTCCGGGTTCGACGTGCGCGACGCGCTCGTGGGGCAGGCGGTGGCGTACGAGTTCGACATCGAGGTCGGGAGGAAGGTGGTGCCGGTGCGCCTGCTCGAGGACGTCAACCGATGGGACTTCGTCGACCTGCCCATCTTCCGGTCccaggccgacgccgacgacacgGCGCTCGCCGAGATCCGGCGTGGCAAGAGCGGGAAGCGAGCCTTCGACCCGACCCTGCCACCGTTCCAGCTCGCCGGGCCCATGGAGCTCTGGATccaggacggcgacgacgttaGGCTCGCCTTGCCG CATGATGTGGAAGCAGGGACGCTGAAGAAAGTAGTGCTATCAGATGGTGCCGTGGTAACAGTGAAGGGTGCCAAGGCTGTGAGCCTCCGGTTGCCACTTGAATTACCGCTCCCTCTCAACCGCACCACTTACAAGGGCCGGTTGTCAAGCTTGATATCCATTGCGCAAACGCTACGGGGCGCCGCCCGGTCGAACCAGAAGCCGCTGCTCTCCCTCCGCATCGAAGGTCCGACGTCGTTGTCCTCGACTCCTTCCATGTCTCCCAATGACAGGCTCAAGCTCAAACGGTTGGCCCCAGGCCAAGTGGAGCTCTCCTCGCGTGCAATCCCTGCTGTTACAGACGATGATGGTGATGGATCACACGCAGCTGGATTGTGGCCCCTTCTGTCACTGAATGGGTCAGATGGCAGCCTGCAGGGGTTTGAGGAGTTGCTGGCCTCGGTTCTTGGAAAGAAGGCAGGTGAGAAGGGGACGTTCAAGCTGTTGAAGGCGCGAGCTTCTGCCCAAACGTACGTCAAGATGGGGTTTGCGGTGGAGAAGAGGATTGCTGACGGAGAGGTGAACTGGTCCAACTTCCCGGAGTGGAAGACGAAGCCCAAGAAGTTGAGGGCGCACTACGAGGTTCTTGCTCGTGTGGAGGGTGGCCAGGCGATCCCTGAAAGGATCGCGCAGGTGCAGCCTTTTGAGGCCGACGAGGCCATGTCCGAGAGCGTGCTCACCGGGAATGTGTCGATGTCGAAGACGGAGGTGGTTCATCCGCCGCCGGTTTACTTCACTCTTTGA
- the LOC4325502 gene encoding DExH-box ATP-dependent RNA helicase DExH6 → MAHTSGVAARLNLVFMGRPLARSAQPPPSGPRFSGRAQRRRGSNEATACGKGRSRAGRAASPDVVATKPPPLHDEEEEEGGRMVRRGRKGKDAAAGAGGTGGRGGGAGRGGGRGGSGGGGGGGGVREATLVRVSKVLEDFQASDAQVYKFEPGISKQERAAIHEMCRKMGMISKSSGNGERRCLSVYKRKQNQGLETEEGPSHLGFSVEARNVLQDLFMHYPPDDAELNGHTVRNSSDKAVKIQWKPDGAFCRPALRKPDILKKVEMLASKVNKSEQLRKIVQDRSKLPISSYKDAISSTLENHQVVLISGETGCGKTTQVPQYILDHMWGKGESCKIVCTQPRRISAISVAERISAERGESVGDTVGYKIRLESKGGKNSSIMFCTNGVLLRLLIGRVTNISKEQNQKRSFDDAVTGITHIIVDEIHERDRFSDFMLAILRDLLPLYPHLRLVLMSATIDAERFSNYFSGCPFIQVPGFTHPVKTFYLEDVLSILQSVGDNHLDPTTDDLKQSSLLTDDYKSSMDEAINLALDNDEFDPLLELISAEQNQEIFNYQHSETGVTPLMVLAGKGQVGDICMLLSFGVDCSTRDHDGKSALGWAEQGNQQEVCEVIKKHMECGSAKLTEENELLNKYLATINPEHIDTVLIERLLRKICVDSNEGAILVFLPGWEDINQTRERLLASPFFQDSSKFLVLSLHSMIPSSEQKKVFKRPPAGSRKIILSTNIAETAVTIDDVVFVIDSGRMKEKSYDPYNNVSTLHSSWVSKANARQRQGRAGRCQPGTCYHLYSRFRAASLLEYQIPEIKRMPIEELCLQVKLLDPNCRIADFLRKTLDPPIPETVRNAITVLQDLGALTQDEQLTELGEKLGSLPVHPSTSKMLLFGILMNCLDPALTLACAADYRDPFLLPMAPDERKRAAAAKVELASLYGGYSDQLAVVAAMDCWRRAKDRGQEAQFCSKYFVSSNTMNMLSNMRKQLQNELAQRGFVPVDASACSLNARDPGIIRAVLMAGAYPMVGRLLPPRKNTRRAVIETASGAKVRLHPHSCNFNLSFRKTSGNPLVIYDEITRGDGGMYIKNSSVVGSYPLIILATEMVVAPPEDDDSDEEDGDSSEDETEKVTLGQHKEIMSSPDNSVSVVIDRWLRFDATALDVAQIYCLRERLASAILFKVKHPQDVLPPDLGATMYAIACILSYDGLPAMITSDDVATSQGSNQSSAESSRFSQGRRVGYIPPGGFLMSLLSDKPLNAPHFQKSFNHPDGASGHIRSSRTSVGRFDQSRHPQRNNSGPGSSAARTFKRQRNGAQ, encoded by the exons ATGGCCCACACGTCAGGCGTGGCCGCCCGTCTGAACCTGGTTTTCATGGGCCGCCCGCTCGCACGCAGCGCGCAGCCACCGCCATCTGGGCCTAGGTTTTCCGGGAgagcgcagcggcggcgcggaagCAACGAAGCGACCGCTTGCGGGAAGGGCCGGAGCCgagccggccgcgccgcctcgcccgacGTCGTAGCAACCAAGCCACCCCCGCtccacgacgaggaggaggaggagggaggaaggatGGTGAGGAGAGGGCGGAAGGGCAAGGACGCGGCGGCTGGCGCCGGCGGCACcggtggcagaggcggcggtgccggcagaggaggcggcagaggaggaagcggcggcgggggcgggggagggggtgttcgggaggcgacgctggtgCGCGTCTCGAAAGTGCTCGAGGACTTCCAAGCCTCCGACGCCCAGG TGTACAAATTTGAACCTGGCATATCGAAACAAGAGCGAGCGGCGATACATGAGATGTGTAGAAAAATGGGCATGATATCCAAAAGTTCTGG GAATGGGGAACGACGATGCCTATCTGTTTACAAAAGAAAACAGAACCAGGGCCTTGAAACAGAAGAAGGACCTAGCCATCTTGGATTTTCTGTGGAAGCGAGAAATGTTTTGCAAGATCTATTTATGCATTATCCCCCAGATGATGCGGAGCTAAATGGGCATACTGTCAGGAATTCTAGTGATAAGGCTGTAAAGATTCAGTGGAAGCCAGATGGTGCATTTTGTAGGCCAGCATTGCGCAAACCGGATATATTGAAGAAGGTGGAGATGCTTGCATCGAAAGTAAATAAATCCGAACAGTTGAGGAAG ATTGTCCAAGATAGATCTAAACTTCCAATTTCCTCATACAAGGATGCAATTTCTTCGACTTTAGAGAATCACCAG GTGGTTCTTATTTCTGGAGAAACAGGATGTGGTAAAACAACACAG GTTCCTCAATATATCTTGGATCATATGTGGGGTAAGGGTGAATCATGTAAGATTGTATGCACTCAACCAAGGCGAATATCAGCTATCTCAG TTGCTGAGAGAATCTCTGCGGAAAGAGGAGAGTCTGTGGGTGACACAGTTGGGTATAAG ATACGCTTGGAGTCAAAAGGAGGGAAGAACTCATCAATCATGTTCTGCACAAATGGTGTTCTTTTGAGGCTATTGATAGGCAGGGTAACTAATATttcaaaagaacaaaatcagaaACGCTCATTTGATGATGCAGTTACTGGGATAACACATATTATTGTG GATGAAATCCATGAAAGGGACAGGTTTTCAGATTTCATGTTGGCTATTCTAAG AGATTTGCTGCCGTTGTATCCTCATCTGCGTTTG GTACTCATGAGTGCAACGATTGATGCTGAGCGgttctcaaattatttcagtgGATGCCCATTTATTCAAGTCCCAGGGTTTACCCATCCT GTCAAAACTTTCTATTTGGAGGATGTGCTTTCTATTTTGCAATCTGTAGGCGATAATCATCTTGATCCTACAACAGATGATCTGAAACAGAGCAGTTTGTTAACAGATGATTACAAAAGCTCAATGGATGAAGCCATTAACCTAGCTTTGGATAATGATGAATTTGATCCTCTTCTTGAGCTTATTTCTGCTGAGCAGAACCAAGAAATTTTCAATTACCAGCACTCAGAAACTGGTGTGACACCTTTGATGGTTCTTGCTGGAAAAGGTCAGGTTGGGGACATTTGCATGCTTCTATCATTTGGGGTGGATTGTTCTACACGGGATCATGATGGAAAATCTGCATTAGGTTGGGCAGAACAAGGGAATCAGCAAGAGGTTTGCGAAGTTATTAAGAAACATATGGAATGTGGTTCAGCAAAGTTAACTGAAGAGAATGAGCTGCTCAATAAATACTTGGCAACCATCAATCCTGAGCACATCGATACTGTGCTAATAGAACGGTTGCTCAGAAAAATTTGTGTTGATTCCAATGAAGGAGCTATCTTGGTGTTTCTTCCTGGGTGGGAAGATATAAATCAAACACGGGAAAGGTTGCTTGCTTCTCCCTTCTTTCAGGATTCGTCAAAGTTTCTTGTGTTGTCACTCCATTCCATGATCCCATCTTCGGAGCAGAAAAAAGTTTTCAAGCGTCCACCAGCAGGATCTCGTAAAATAATTCTCTCAACCAACATAGCAGAGACTGCTGTGACAATTGATGACGTCGTATTTGTCATAGATAGTGGGAGAATGAAAGAGAAAAGTTATGATCCATATAATAATGTCTCAACACTTCATTCTTCCTGGGTTTCAAAAGCTAATGCCAGACAACGTCAAGGGCGTGCGGGTCGTTGTCAGCCAGGAACGTGCTACCATCTCTACTCTAGATTTCGAGCAGCCTCATTACTGGAATACCAAATCCCTGAAATAAAGAGGATGCCTATTGAGGAACTATGTTTACAG GTCAAACTGCTTGATCCGAACTGCAGAATTGCAGACTTTTTAAGGAAAACTTTGGACCCTCCAATTCCAGAAACTGTAAGAAATGCTATCACCGTACTTCAGGATCTTGGTGCTTTGACTCAAGATGAACAACTGACAGAGTTAGGGGAAAAGTTGGGCTCCCTTCCGGTCCATCCATCTACAAGCAAGATGCTCTTGTTTGGTATATTAATGAATTGCCTAGATCCGGCGTTGACATTGGCATGTGCAGCAGATTATAGAGATCCTTTCCTCCTTCCAATGGCTCCAGATGAGAGGAAAAGGGCTGCTGCAGCCAAAGTTGAGCTTGCTTCATTGTATGGTGGATACAGTGATCAGCTTGCAGTTGTAGCAGCAATGGACTGTTGGAGACGTGCCAAAGATAGGGGCCAAGAAGCTCAATTTTGTTCTAAGTATTTTGTGTCTTCTAACACCATGAATATGCTTTCAAACATGAGGAAACAGCTTCAGAATGAACTAGCCCAAAGAGGATTTGTTCCTGTAGATGCATCTGCATGCAGCTTAAATGCTAGAGATCCAG GTATCATTCGTGCTGTCCTTATGGCCGGTGCTTATCCAATGGTAGGGAGATTGCTTCCCCCTCGCAAAAATACTAGAAGAGCAGTCATTGAAACAGCAAGTGGTGCCAAAGTTCGACTGCATCCACATTCTTGCAACTTTAACTTGTCTTTCCGTAAGACTTCTGGGAACCCATTAGTGATATATGATGAGATCACTCGAGGCGATGGTGGAATGTACATAAAAAACTCTTCGGTTGTTGGGTCCTATCCTTTAATTATTCTTGCTACGGAAATGGTTGTTGCTCCACCTGAGGACGATGATAGTGATGAAGAGGATGGGGATTCTAGTGAGGATGAAACTGAGAAAGTCACTTTGGGACAACATAAAGAGATAATGTCTTCTCCTGATAACTCTGTTTCAGTTGTTATTGATCGATGGCTTCGGTTTGATGCTACAGCTCTTGATGTTGCTCAAATATACTGCCTTAGGGAGCGCCTAGCATCAGCTATTCTTTTCAAA GTCAAACATCCACAGGATGTCCTCCCACCTGATCTTGGAGCAACTATGTATGCTATTGCGTGCATCCTATCATACGATGGCTTGCCTGCTATGATTACATCTGATGATGTTGCTACAAGTCAGGGTTCAAACCAAAGTTCAGCTGAATCAAGCAGATTCTCTCAGGGTCGTAGAGTCGGTTATATTCCACCTGGCGGTTTCCTCATGTCTTTGTTATCGGATAAACCTCTTAATGCGCCTCATTTTCAGAAGTCCTTTAATCATCCAGATGGAGCTTCAGGGCATATTCGGTCATCGAGGACCTCCGTCGGTAGATTTGATCAGTCTCGCCATCCTCAACGTAATAATTCTGGACCTGGGAGTTCAGCAGCACGGACTTTCAAAAGACAGCGCAACGGTGCACAGTGA